The following coding sequences are from one Leptospira mayottensis 200901116 window:
- a CDS encoding DMT family transporter, whose translation MLPSTSAKFYVLLVIAMISWGFAWPSAKLIVGTQHPNVIIFWRFLATALSLLPVVFWRKGFFRLPNYKVLFQITIGGILYTIYNQFFLLGLKNGLAGAGGVLVTTMNPIFTYVFVHSFQKKLPSAREGIGLLLGLVGGCILLKLWELDLDFLLRSGNIFFLLCAFSWALLSMNSHSTGQTISPLVYSFYVFAIGTILDLFLAFPYGVENALSSGPYFWFHIFYLSVISTTFGTTVYFFASTKLGSRVASSFIFLVPVTALLGSWIFLNESPNLTTMIGGTFAVLAVFLLNRNRNNENKKGEI comes from the coding sequence ATGTTACCGAGCACCAGTGCCAAATTTTACGTCCTTCTTGTAATCGCCATGATTTCCTGGGGCTTTGCCTGGCCTTCTGCAAAACTCATCGTGGGAACTCAACATCCGAATGTAATCATCTTCTGGAGATTTTTAGCGACTGCGCTCTCTCTTCTTCCAGTTGTTTTCTGGAGAAAAGGATTTTTCCGTTTACCGAATTATAAAGTTTTATTTCAGATCACAATTGGTGGAATTCTTTATACCATTTACAATCAATTCTTTCTTCTAGGTTTGAAGAATGGACTTGCAGGAGCAGGCGGGGTTCTCGTAACTACAATGAATCCGATTTTTACGTACGTGTTCGTCCATTCCTTCCAAAAGAAATTGCCTTCCGCTCGGGAAGGAATCGGGCTTTTATTAGGTCTGGTCGGAGGTTGTATTCTACTTAAGCTTTGGGAACTCGATTTAGATTTTTTACTCCGATCCGGGAATATTTTTTTCCTTCTTTGTGCGTTTAGTTGGGCTCTCTTAAGCATGAATAGTCACAGCACAGGACAGACAATTTCTCCGCTTGTGTATAGCTTTTATGTTTTTGCAATTGGAACGATCCTAGATTTATTTCTCGCGTTCCCTTACGGGGTGGAAAATGCTTTGAGTTCTGGGCCTTATTTTTGGTTTCATATTTTTTATCTCTCCGTGATCTCTACAACTTTCGGGACCACAGTTTACTTTTTTGCTTCCACCAAATTAGGTTCGAGAGTTGCGAGTTCGTTTATCTTTTTGGTTCCAGTCACAGCTCTTTTGGGAAGTTGGATTTTTCTAAATGAATCTCCGAATCTTACGACGATGATCGGAGGTACTTTTGCCGTACTTGCGGTTTTTCTTTTGAATCGAAATCGAAATAACGAGAATAAAAAGGGCGAAATTTAA
- a CDS encoding IS5 family transposase (programmed frameshift), with product MDKYYSEIPDALWEKIAPLIPKEKPNLQGGRNRVPSRIVMAGIIYRMKTGCQWRAIPNEFGSGQTCHRRFQEWERAGVFKKIYKSILKYYDVKNQIAWDWASMDSAMVKAPKGGVLTGKNPTDRAKLGVKRHILTDGNGIPLAITLTGANVHDKHGVKDTLNSILIFSGKRRKKPKHLCLDKGYDFQDIEVLIKRRNIQSHIRKKGEKPLIGKYNGKSRRWVVERTNSWHNRFRAILIRWERKSENYLASLYLASSIIAFNFFDR from the exons ATGGACAAATATTATTCAGAAATCCCCGATGCACTTTGGGAAAAAATAGCACCATTGATTCCTAAAGAAAAGCCCAATCTTCAAGGAGGTCGCAATCGTGTTCCTTCAAGAATAGTAATGGCAGGTATCATCTATCGAATGAAAACAGGCTGTCAGTGGCGTGCAATTCCCAATGAGTTTGGATCTGGTCAAACTTGTCACAGAAGATTTCAAGAATGGGAACGAGCAGGGGTATTCAAAAAGATCTATAAATCCATTTTAAAATATTATGATGTAAAGAATCAGATAGCATGGGACTGGGCTTCGATGGATTCGGCAATGGTTAAGGCTCCCAAAGGGGGAGTTT TAACCGGGAAAAATCCTACAGACCGTGCCAAATTAGGGGTTAAACGGCATATCCTTACGGATGGAAATGGAATTCCTTTGGCAATTACGTTGACTGGAGCTAACGTTCATGACAAACACGGTGTAAAAGATACGTTGAATTCAATCCTAATATTTTCCGGAAAAAGAAGAAAAAAGCCAAAACATCTTTGTTTAGATAAAGGTTATGACTTCCAAGATATAGAAGTTTTAATCAAAAGAAGAAACATTCAATCTCATATTCGGAAAAAAGGTGAAAAGCCTCTCATCGGTAAATACAATGGAAAATCTAGACGATGGGTCGTTGAAAGAACTAACAGTTGGCACAATCGATTCAGAGCTATCCTAATTCGTTGGGAAAGAAAATCTGAAAATTATCTTGCATCTCTTTATCTCGCAAGTTCTATCATTGCTTTTAACTTTTTTGATAGGTAG
- a CDS encoding TPR end-of-group domain-containing protein, which translates to MKKHFIYSENGSEIFWQIEISGLSLVLSSGKTGNAIAKRSIRNFKTREQCFKEFQKLIDQKSELGFRESDRIPTFKTLNGNTDYLTTWNAILEASDRKQALRSHFEILTETEECAAVLDQIVSKIEEIYIENDQFVFTLPWHYDEETKVHIRWNAPYIGRIHSSVPHSMAKFVTNFNGVSFHHDNDDLAITWVLGVEPKDKEKSALVVGDGGWEKEILEKGDDWWIAPLEILEQDFGDVQCFGAFDESQNWFVYHPVVKNRFGELAITTVSHESCEMEEAVVRYGMGGFILREIASWILDIEIDSGKDLALSGSPVVTRAFQEFVAHKAVTLSENHPEVAKRLLKCDWHALADSIHKTISKWVRSLAKEVAVEKDILVIDSYWDDAGEVIFLGLDWHSGTDYEDAISEGANEIDYPLDFTSFYKLVLGKDQNAELDGDEVVETLEDDYSIIRDILTYLSIENLISVANGEDFQKLPLDEKGVYIAYSHYHDEEAEVVYHSIEGIKKEFFKSLFSTEGKNKKEREVPEEEQELIDDIVGDVMENYPWIWKDTIEKSMNRLAENFQENKERYQREFNKILEYKEKVDEEEKTTLSNLGMQMSSAALNRFLRENKPDAAKWVLQCYSDIYRSLEINGNSTFTGNETGNSYNTAEYFAGDIIVFITKYNESQYLALLEDLLPADIQDARLVFNLACLNSLEKNKENVLRYTKLALSLGKPKKDFEDSDFDNFKDDPEFHSLVVLH; encoded by the coding sequence ATGAAAAAACATTTCATTTATTCGGAGAACGGCTCCGAAATTTTTTGGCAAATCGAAATTTCCGGACTTTCTTTGGTTCTTTCCTCCGGAAAAACCGGCAATGCGATCGCAAAACGTTCAATTCGCAACTTCAAAACGAGAGAACAATGTTTCAAGGAATTTCAAAAACTCATCGATCAAAAGTCCGAACTTGGATTCAGAGAATCCGATCGAATTCCTACTTTCAAAACCCTAAACGGTAATACCGATTATCTCACAACCTGGAACGCAATCCTGGAAGCTTCCGATCGTAAACAGGCGCTCCGTTCTCATTTCGAAATTCTTACCGAAACCGAAGAATGCGCCGCAGTCCTGGATCAAATCGTTTCCAAAATCGAAGAGATTTACATCGAAAACGACCAATTCGTTTTTACGCTTCCTTGGCACTATGACGAGGAAACCAAGGTGCATATTCGCTGGAACGCCCCTTACATCGGTAGAATCCATTCTTCCGTTCCGCACTCGATGGCGAAGTTCGTTACAAACTTCAACGGGGTTTCTTTCCATCACGACAACGACGACTTGGCCATCACATGGGTGTTAGGCGTTGAGCCCAAAGATAAGGAAAAGTCCGCTCTTGTCGTGGGAGACGGAGGTTGGGAAAAAGAAATTCTGGAAAAAGGGGACGATTGGTGGATTGCTCCTCTCGAAATTTTAGAACAGGACTTCGGAGACGTTCAGTGTTTCGGAGCTTTTGACGAAAGTCAAAATTGGTTCGTCTATCATCCTGTCGTCAAAAATAGATTCGGAGAACTCGCGATCACGACCGTCAGTCACGAATCGTGCGAAATGGAAGAGGCAGTCGTTCGTTATGGAATGGGCGGGTTCATACTTCGTGAAATCGCGTCTTGGATTTTAGATATCGAGATTGATTCCGGAAAAGACCTGGCCCTCTCCGGTTCTCCAGTCGTTACGAGAGCCTTTCAGGAATTCGTCGCACACAAGGCAGTTACGCTTTCGGAAAATCATCCCGAAGTCGCCAAACGTCTGTTAAAGTGCGACTGGCATGCCCTGGCAGATTCTATCCACAAAACAATTTCCAAATGGGTTCGTTCTCTCGCAAAAGAAGTAGCTGTCGAAAAGGACATTCTCGTGATCGATTCCTATTGGGACGACGCAGGTGAAGTGATTTTTCTCGGGTTGGATTGGCATTCCGGAACCGATTACGAAGACGCTATTTCTGAAGGCGCCAACGAAATTGATTACCCTCTCGATTTTACTTCGTTTTACAAGTTGGTGTTGGGAAAAGATCAGAACGCAGAGTTAGACGGTGATGAAGTTGTGGAAACCTTAGAAGACGATTACTCGATCATTCGGGATATTCTCACTTATCTTTCAATCGAAAACTTGATCTCCGTCGCAAACGGAGAGGATTTTCAAAAACTACCACTGGATGAAAAAGGAGTTTATATCGCGTATTCTCATTATCACGACGAGGAAGCCGAAGTCGTTTATCATTCTATCGAAGGGATCAAAAAAGAATTTTTTAAAAGCTTATTCTCTACAGAAGGTAAGAATAAAAAGGAAAGAGAGGTTCCCGAAGAAGAACAGGAACTGATCGACGATATCGTCGGCGACGTCATGGAGAATTATCCTTGGATCTGGAAAGACACAATAGAAAAAAGTATGAATCGTCTTGCGGAGAATTTTCAAGAAAACAAAGAACGTTATCAAAGAGAATTCAACAAAATCCTGGAATACAAAGAGAAAGTAGACGAGGAAGAAAAAACGACCTTGAGTAATCTTGGAATGCAAATGAGTTCTGCAGCTCTCAATCGATTCTTAAGAGAAAATAAACCTGATGCCGCCAAATGGGTGCTTCAGTGTTATAGCGACATCTACCGCTCTTTGGAAATCAATGGGAATTCCACCTTCACAGGAAATGAAACGGGGAATTCGTATAACACAGCCGAATACTTTGCGGGCGACATCATAGTATTCATCACAAAATACAACGAAAGTCAATATCTCGCCCTACTCGAAGATCTTTTGCCTGCCGATATTCAGGATGCAAGACTTGTGTTCAATCTTGCCTGTTTGAATTCTTTGGAAAAAAACAAGGAGAACGTTCTGCGTTATACGAAATTGGCACTGAGTTTGGGGAAACCGAAAAAGGATTTTGAGGATAGCGATTTTGACAATTTCAAAGATGATCCCGAATTTCATTCTTTGGTTGTGTTACATTAA
- a CDS encoding phosphate signaling complex PhoU family protein: MFSKFDFLRKNLYSMAELCLEQVLLLDDALEKDDSELAKKLIDRDDLIDNLEKQNDNLSQNAILEAVANRNSMGMDQVDGEVVLKRDPLRFALSAIRITRNLERMGDQIVNCAKCFRRGLIPKRFFCEEEILNKLLSRVITIVGMAVESLVEEKNRFYGSVHTVEEEINNLCQSAFLKFVMDPRLDKNQFADVYRLILCLERTGDYAVNMAEELVRLNTGMDIRHVSDPVQAIAETIS; encoded by the coding sequence ATGTTTTCTAAATTTGACTTTCTTCGTAAAAATCTCTACAGCATGGCAGAACTATGTCTTGAACAAGTGCTTCTTTTAGACGACGCTCTAGAAAAAGACGACAGTGAACTTGCAAAAAAGCTAATTGATCGAGACGATCTAATCGACAATCTCGAAAAACAAAACGACAATCTTTCTCAGAACGCGATTTTGGAAGCGGTAGCCAATCGTAATTCCATGGGAATGGATCAAGTGGATGGAGAAGTCGTTTTAAAACGTGACCCTCTTCGATTCGCACTCTCGGCGATTCGGATCACAAGAAACTTGGAAAGAATGGGAGATCAAATCGTAAACTGTGCCAAATGCTTTCGAAGAGGTTTAATCCCGAAACGATTCTTCTGCGAGGAAGAAATTCTCAACAAACTTTTATCTAGAGTCATTACGATAGTCGGAATGGCCGTTGAATCCTTAGTCGAAGAGAAAAATCGATTCTACGGAAGCGTTCACACTGTGGAAGAAGAGATCAATAACCTCTGTCAATCCGCTTTTTTAAAGTTCGTCATGGATCCGAGATTAGACAAAAACCAATTTGCCGACGTATATAGACTTATCCTTTGTTTGGAAAGAACGGGGGACTATGCGGTAAATATGGCGGAAGAATTGGTTCGTTTGAATACGGGAATGGATATTAGACACGTTTCCGATCCGGTTCAGGCAATCGCAGAGACTATAAGTTGA